In Odontesthes bonariensis isolate fOdoBon6 chromosome 20, fOdoBon6.hap1, whole genome shotgun sequence, a genomic segment contains:
- the LOC142370194 gene encoding NLR family CARD domain-containing protein 3-like encodes MRSWEEEEDGAEPPGSRCASVRSDWSKEKAPDFRAERQSAESSASSCLSMKSDMSKDLPFTFCNDPGPSDTKGRKRSVLEEQLSCCALCQDVLKDPVSASCGHRFCRQCIPSYWDQSASPGGSYWDQSASPGGSSCPRCGERTQLVDVGLQEVLDEHKMSLRRRCEHVTEGSDGAGGGALLSRIYTELYITEGQSEEVNTQHEVRQLETASRSLQDSPIRCQDIFKALPGQQGAIRVVLTNGVAGVGKTFSVLKFTLDWAEGLENQDVSVVILLSFRELNLIREEQHSLLTLLHVFHPTLQQLPAEQLAGCTLLFILDGLDESRLSLEFSCQVVSELTQKSSVSVLLTNLIRGNLLPSARLWITTRPAAANQIPPACVARVTEVRGFSDAQKEEYFRRRFRDEEQASRISSHIQASRSLHIMCGIPVFCWITATVLEHMLTPEQRAELPKTTTDMYSHFLLVQTQRKKNKYHQGPEAGPQGLTEADGDVLLKLGRLAFEHLEKGNIMFYQEDLEQCGLDVTEASLYSGVCTEIFRRECGIFQKPVYCFVHLSVQEFLAAVYMMHCYTNRKEEVLKSFLGDRDDDDDDDDDEYGDYDDWANPKLSELLYAATKKSLNSKNGHLDLFVRFLYGLSVESNQRLLAGLLGQTQNSPETTQMIINNLKEMQAKFISPDRSINIFHCLMEMNHLSVHQDIKEFLKSENRSGKRLSEIHCSALAYMLQMSEEVLEELDLDEYNTSWEGRLRLVPAVRNCRKARLLECWLSETHFAVIVSALTSSPSHLRHLNLTGSKLQDSGVNVLTAGLESPNCRLETLLLANCGLSEVSCGSLVPALKSNNSLTELDLSRNGLRDSGVTLLSPGLESPNCRLETLRMSSCSLSEISCAALASALKSNPPHLKHLDLSLNELQDLGVEQLCGVLEDPDCGLKTLRLNHCELPWSCCSHLSSALRSSPSALTHLDLSYNRLQDSGVQLLSPGLTSPNCRLETLRLKCCLLEEGSCSSLASALSSRPSCLRELDLSLNRLKDTGVKELSAGLESPNCGLETLRLTDCQITHEGGALLVLALKLNPSPLKHLDLSLNRLKDPEKKHLSDLMEGQWMNLKL; translated from the exons ATGAGGAgctgggaggaagaggaggacggAGCAGAGCCCCCAGGATCCAGATGTGCGTCTGTAAGGAGCGACTGGTCCAAAGAAAAAGCTCCGGACTTCAGAGCTGAAAG GCAGAGTGCAGAGTCTTCAGCATCCAGCTGTCTATCAATGAAGAGTGACATGTCCAAAGATCTTCCTTTCACCTTCTGTAATGATCCTGGACCTtcagacacaaa agggaggaagaggagtgtTTTGGAGGAGCAGCTGTCCTGCTGTGCTCTGTGTCAGGACGTCCTGAAGGATCCGGTCTCTGCTAGCTGTGGACACCGGTTCTGCAGACAGTGCATCCCCTCATACTGGGACCAGTCTGCTTCCCCAGGAGGCTCATACTGGGACCAGTCTGCTTCCCCAGGAGGCTCCTCCTGTCCCCGGTGTGGAGAAAGAACACAGCTCG TGGATGTTGGTCTGCAGGAGGTTTTAGATGAACATAAGATGAGTCTGAGGAGGAGATGTGAACATGTGACTGAAGGAAGTGACGGAGCAGGAGGTGGAGCCCTCCTCAGCAGGATCTACactgagctctacatcacagaggggcAGAGTGAAGAGGTTAATACCCAACATGAGGTGAGGCAGCTGGAGACGGcctccaggagcctccaggaCTCTCCCATCAGGTGCCAGGACATCTTTAAAGCCTTACCTGGGCAGCAGGGAGCCATCAGAGTGGTTCTGACCAACGGCGTCGCTGGAGTTGGAAAAACCTTCTCAGTgctgaagttcactctggactgggccgAGGGCCTGGAGAACCAGGATGTCAGTGTGGTGATTCTGCTTTCCTTCAGGGAGCTGAACCTGATCAGAGAGGAGCAGCACAGTCTTctcacgctgctccatgttttccATCCAACATTACAGCAGCTGCCAGCAGAGCAGCTGGCCGGCTGCACACTTCTGTTCATCCTGGACGGCCTGGATGAAAGCAGACTGTCTCTGGAGTTCAGCTGTCAGGTTGTGTCTGAGCTCACCCAGAAGTCATCAGTCagcgtgctgctgacaaacctcatcagggggaacctgcttccctcggctcgcctctggataaccacacggcCCGCAGCGgccaatcagatccctcctGCGTGTGTCGCCAGGGTAACAGAAGTACGAGGCTTCAGCGATgcccagaaggaggagtacttcaggaggaGGTTCAGAGATGAagagcaggccagcaggatcagCTCCCACATCCAGGCATCCaggagcctccacatcatgtgtggaatcccagtcttctgctggatcactgctacagttctggagcacATGTTGACCCccgagcagagagcagagctgcccaaGACCACCACCGACATGTACTCCCACTTCCTGCTGGTtcagacacagaggaagaagaacaaGTACCACCAGGGACCTGAGGCGGGTCCACAGGGGCTGACGGAGGCTGACGGGGACGTTCTTCTGAAGCTGGGGAGGCTGGCGTTTGAACATCTGGAGAAAGGAAACATCATGTTCTACCAGGAGGACCTGGAGCAGTGTGGCCTGGATGTCACAGAGGCATCGCTGTATTCAGGAGTTTGTACAGAGATCTTCAGAAGAGAGTGTGGGATcttccagaaaccagtttactgctttgttcatctgagtgttcaggagtttctggctgcagtCTACATGATGCACTGTTACACCAACAGGAAGGAGGAGGTTCTGAAGAGCTTCCTGGGGGAcagggatgatgatgatgatgatgatgatgatgagtacGGGGACTATGATGACTGGGCGAACCCAAAACTGTCCGAGCTTTTGTATGCAGCCACCAAAAAGTCCCTGAACAGTAAAAATGGCCACCTGGACCTGTTTGTCCGCTTCCTTTATGGCCTCTCTGTGGAGTCCAACCAGAGACTCTTAGCAGGCCTGCTGGGTCAGACACAGAACAGTCCAGAAACCACCCAGATGATCATCAACAACCTGAAGGAGATGCAGGCTAAGTTCATCTCCCCTGACAGAAGCATCAACATCTTCCACTGTCTGATGGAGATGAACCACCTCTCTGTTCATCAGGACATCAAAGAGTTCCTGAAGTCAGAGAACCGATCGGGGAAGAGACTCTCTGAGATCCACTGCTCAGCTCTGGCTTACATGCTGCAGATGTCAGAGGAGGTTCTGGAGGAGTTGGACCTGGACGAGTACAACACATCATGGGAAGGTCGCCTGAGACTGGTCCCCGCTGTGAGGAACTGCAGGAAGGCTCG ACTTCTTGAATGTTGGCTCTCAGAGACCCACTTTGCAGTGATCGTCTCGGCTCTGACGTCCAGCCCCTCCCACCTGAGACATCTGAACCTGACTGGAAGCAagctgcaggattcaggagtgaacgTGCTGACAGCTGGACTggagagtccaaactgcaggcTGGAGACCCTTCT ACTGGCTAACTGTGGGCTGTCGGAGGTCAGCTGCGGATCTCTGGTCCCGGCTCTGAAGTCCAACAACTCCCTGACGGAGCTGGACCTGAGCAGGAACGGCCTGAGGGACTCAGGTGTGACTTTGCTGTCTCCTGGACTggagagtccaaactgcagactggagaCTCTCAG AATGAGTTCGTGCAGcctgtcagagatcagctgtgctgctcTGGCCTcggctctgaagtccaaccccccccacctgaaacatctggacctgagtctgaACGAGCTGCAGGACTTGGGGGTGGAGCAGCTGTGTGGTGTCCTGGAGGATCCAGACTgcggactgaagactctgag ACTGAATCACTGTGAACTCCCATGGAGTTGCTGTTCACATCTGTCCTCAGCTCTGAGGTCCAGCCCCTCCGCTCTGACACacctggacctgagctacaacagGCTGCAGGACTCAGGAGTCCAGCTGCTGTCTCCTGGACTGacgagtccaaactgcagactggagaCTCTGAG GCTGAAGTGCTGTCTGCTGGAAGAGGGAAGCTGTTCTTCTCTGGCCTCAGCTTTGAGCTCCCGTCCCTCCTGTCTGagagaactggacctgagtctgaACCGGCTGAAGGACACCGGAGTGAAGGAGCTGTCAGCTGGACTGGAGAGTCCAAACTGTGGACTGGAGACTCTGAG GTTGACAGACTGTCAGATCACACATGAAGGCGGTGctctcctggttctggctcttaAGCTCAACCCGTCCCCTCTGAAacatctggacctgagtctgaACAGGCTGAAGGACCCAGAGAAGAAACATCTGTCTGATCTCATGGAGGGTCAGTGGATGAACCTGAAACTCTGA